In Arcobacter sp. F2176, the following are encoded in one genomic region:
- a CDS encoding aromatic alcohol reductase, with amino-acid sequence MNISNNSKILIIGAGELGMSMIDAFSKKIKTKQCSLYVLLKKESIITPSKEKEQRLKEFESKGIEVVSGDLQNDSIEELSEIFCEFETVVNCSGFVGGKGTQIKITSAVLKAKVTNYIPWQFGVDYDIVGKGSGQPVWDEQYDVRELLHSQNITNWVIVSTGIFTSYLFSPHFGIVNLKEKVVCALGDWDYKVTVTTPEDIGILTAEITFVPELRNEVVFVAGDTISYAKLADVTEEVMGEPFERKLLNMADLNKDIEKDENNIAAKYRLAFAREDGVAWDKELTFNFQKNIKVTDAKSWLKKSIN; translated from the coding sequence ATTTCAAATAATAGTAAAATTCTTATAATTGGAGCAGGGGAACTAGGGATGTCAATGATTGATGCCTTTAGTAAAAAAATAAAAACTAAGCAATGCTCTTTATATGTATTACTTAAAAAAGAATCGATAATAACTCCAAGCAAAGAAAAAGAACAAAGGCTTAAAGAGTTTGAATCTAAGGGGATAGAAGTTGTAAGCGGCGATTTACAAAATGATTCAATAGAAGAGTTAAGTGAAATCTTTTGTGAATTTGAAACCGTTGTAAACTGTAGTGGTTTTGTAGGAGGGAAAGGTACACAAATTAAGATTACTAGTGCTGTATTAAAAGCAAAAGTTACTAATTATATTCCATGGCAGTTTGGTGTGGATTATGATATTGTTGGAAAAGGAAGTGGTCAACCAGTTTGGGATGAACAATATGATGTTCGGGAGTTATTACATTCTCAAAATATTACTAATTGGGTAATTGTATCTACTGGAATATTTACTAGTTATCTATTTTCTCCACATTTTGGAATTGTAAATCTAAAAGAAAAAGTAGTTTGTGCCTTGGGTGATTGGGATTATAAAGTTACTGTTACTACTCCTGAAGATATTGGAATATTAACAGCCGAGATTACTTTTGTACCTGAGCTTAGAAACGAAGTAGTTTTTGTAGCTGGAGATACAATTTCTTATGCTAAATTAGCTGATGTGACTGAGGAGGTTATGGGAGAGCCTTTTGAAAGGAAGTTATTGAATATGGCTGACTTAAATAAAGATATAGAAAAAGATGAAAATAATATAGCTGCTAAGTATAGACTTGCCTTTGCAAGAGAAGATGGAGTAGCATGGGATAAAGAATTAACATTCAATTTTCAAAAAAATATTAAAGTGACTGATGCGAAAAGTTGGTTGAAAAAAAGTATTAATTAA
- a CDS encoding bile acid:sodium symporter family protein, with protein sequence MPLAAFVISKAFDFSTELTFGMILVGAVSDGTASNVIAYLAKADVALSISMTVVSILLSIVITPYLTLFYVGQNVPVPASSILSSILKIVLAQVVIGVIVNYFFNKYIEKNQDLFASLSIISIVFIIAIVVVLNESKIHTVGL encoded by the coding sequence ATGCCTTTGGCTGCTTTTGTTATTTCAAAAGCTTTTGACTTTTCTACAGAACTTACTTTTGGAATGATTTTAGTAGGTGCAGTATCTGATGGTACTGCTTCAAATGTAATAGCATATTTAGCTAAAGCTGATGTGGCATTATCCATAAGTATGACAGTTGTTTCTATACTTTTATCTATAGTAATAACTCCTTATTTGACATTATTTTATGTAGGACAAAACGTACCCGTACCAGCTTCAAGTATATTGTCTAGTATCTTAAAAATAGTATTAGCACAAGTTGTTATAGGTGTAATAGTGAATTATTTCTTTAATAAATATATTGAGAAAAATCAAGATTTATTTGCTTCTTTGTCTATTATCTCTATTGTGTTTATCATTGCGATTGTAGTAGTTTTAAATGAATCAAAAATTCATACTGTTGGTTTATAG
- a CDS encoding SDR family NAD(P)-dependent oxidoreductase, producing MDKKVYFITGVSQGLGYEMTKHFLKEGHIVAGTTRDISKIDTTLSTNTNFLALEIDLSNRKDIETSVNQVIRKFSRINVLINNAGYGLFGAIEELSQKEIENNYNINVFGLINVLSAVLPIMRKQRSGHIFNISSIGGFIGTFPGSGIYCSTKFAVAGLTEGLKADVEEFGIKVILVYPGYFRTNFLESTSMKAPSNEISDYKEAKKMVSTHQNDINQNQPGDPKKLAKMIYEVSLLDEVPFHLFLGSDSYSYAKNKIDTLEIELEKNKELSFSTDF from the coding sequence ATGGATAAAAAAGTTTATTTTATAACAGGAGTTTCTCAAGGTTTAGGCTATGAGATGACAAAACATTTTTTAAAGGAAGGTCATATAGTTGCAGGAACAACAAGAGATATTAGTAAAATAGATACTACATTAAGTACAAATACCAATTTTTTAGCTTTAGAAATTGATTTATCAAATAGAAAAGATATTGAGACTTCAGTTAATCAAGTGATTAGGAAATTTTCTAGGATTAATGTTCTTATAAACAATGCAGGATATGGATTATTTGGTGCTATAGAAGAGCTTAGCCAAAAAGAGATAGAAAACAATTATAATATCAATGTTTTTGGACTAATCAATGTATTAAGTGCAGTTTTACCAATAATGAGAAAACAAAGAAGTGGGCATATTTTCAATATCTCAAGTATTGGTGGATTTATTGGTACTTTTCCTGGTTCTGGTATTTATTGTTCTACTAAATTTGCCGTTGCTGGACTAACAGAAGGTTTAAAAGCTGATGTAGAAGAGTTTGGTATAAAGGTGATACTTGTTTATCCTGGATATTTTAGAACCAATTTTTTAGAATCTACATCAATGAAAGCACCAAGTAACGAAATTTCAGATTATAAAGAAGCTAAAAAGATGGTATCAACGCATCAAAATGATATCAATCAGAATCAACCAGGTGATCCTAAGAAACTCGCAAAAATGATTTATGAAGTTTCACTATTAGATGAAGTTCCTTTTCATTTATTTTTAGGCTCAGATTCGTACTCTTATGCAAAAAATAAAATAGATACTCTGGAAATAGAGTTGGAAAAAAATAAAGAGTTAAGTTTTAGTACTGACTTTTAA
- the recQ gene encoding DNA helicase RecQ, with the protein MNNKHKILKDIFGHEHFRSFQEEVVDSIINKQDVLTILPTGGGKSLCYQLPALLMEGTTVVISPLIALMQDQIKALNDLDIKADMISSSQSGEENGFTMQKLLRGELKFIYVAPERFTSNEFVGVLQRININYFVIDEAHCVSAWGHEFRAEYRNLDKLKRLFPHTAIAAFTATATKKVEADIASNLNLQGAKHFRAKTVRDNLDIKVEPRISNGKKQILSFLKAHKGLCGIIYTFTRKEAESTAQFLCESGYTAKAYHAGLSPAVKDEVYDDFVYEKIDIVVATIAFGMGIDKSNIRFVIHTSLPKTLENYYQEIGRAGRDGDMSYVYLLYSKSDEVKRKIQIEDAIDVGYKQTGLDKLEAMYRYCVSNNCRHKIIANYFEDECEDCKILCDNCTKGDIEQVDVSIDVQKFLSAVYRSGQRFGANHIIDILRGSKNQKLLEFAHDKLSVYGLGADKSKNEWVAIADKLIDIQALNLGEFRALKISNLGMEILKGNEKVLIDSDKLGIAQKIEEEVTELSFDEELYEKFRSLRREIAQESEVPAYVIFGDKTLKELASKLPLTKEEMLDINGVGLVKYEKYGESFLALCKSIKEEFSEKLEEKAPLKKLTKTYLETFELIEDGKTVEEIAQIRDLGLTSILSHVSVLNEHEKISKEKKEELLKPLEIPQNIKSWIEEGLNLDSIKELRKQLYLYEYLSKEI; encoded by the coding sequence ATGAACAATAAACACAAAATACTAAAAGATATTTTCGGACATGAACACTTTAGAAGCTTTCAAGAGGAAGTAGTAGACAGTATCATCAATAAACAAGATGTACTAACCATCTTACCAACTGGTGGTGGTAAATCACTTTGTTATCAACTCCCAGCACTTCTTATGGAGGGAACGACAGTCGTAATCTCTCCACTTATTGCTCTTATGCAAGACCAGATAAAAGCACTCAATGATTTGGATATAAAAGCTGACATGATAAGTTCATCACAAAGTGGTGAAGAGAATGGCTTTACTATGCAGAAGCTTTTGCGAGGTGAGTTGAAGTTTATTTATGTGGCACCTGAGAGATTTACTTCTAATGAGTTTGTTGGAGTATTACAACGAATCAATATCAACTATTTTGTTATCGATGAAGCTCATTGTGTATCTGCTTGGGGTCATGAATTTAGAGCTGAGTATAGAAATCTGGATAAACTAAAAAGACTGTTTCCCCATACTGCTATAGCTGCATTTACTGCAACTGCTACAAAAAAGGTAGAAGCAGATATCGCTTCAAATCTGAACTTGCAAGGTGCGAAACACTTTAGGGCAAAAACTGTTAGAGATAATCTTGATATAAAAGTTGAACCTCGAATTTCAAATGGTAAAAAACAGATATTAAGTTTTTTAAAAGCACATAAAGGCTTGTGTGGGATTATCTATACTTTTACAAGAAAAGAAGCAGAAAGTACGGCACAATTTTTATGTGAAAGTGGATATACAGCTAAGGCTTATCATGCTGGATTATCACCAGCTGTTAAAGATGAAGTTTATGATGATTTTGTTTATGAGAAGATTGATATCGTTGTGGCAACTATTGCTTTTGGTATGGGAATTGATAAGTCTAATATTCGTTTTGTCATACATACATCTTTGCCTAAAACACTTGAAAACTATTATCAAGAGATAGGTCGAGCAGGTCGTGATGGAGATATGTCTTATGTGTATTTACTTTACTCAAAATCTGATGAGGTAAAAAGAAAAATACAAATAGAAGACGCCATAGATGTGGGATATAAGCAAACAGGGCTTGATAAACTTGAAGCCATGTATAGATATTGTGTATCAAATAATTGTCGGCATAAAATCATCGCAAACTATTTTGAAGATGAGTGTGAAGATTGTAAAATCTTGTGTGATAACTGTACAAAAGGTGATATTGAACAAGTTGATGTGAGTATAGATGTACAAAAGTTTTTAAGTGCTGTTTATAGAAGTGGTCAAAGATTTGGAGCAAATCATATCATAGATATTTTAAGGGGTTCAAAAAATCAAAAGCTTTTAGAGTTTGCACATGATAAACTTAGTGTTTATGGTTTGGGAGCAGATAAAAGTAAAAACGAGTGGGTGGCTATTGCTGATAAACTTATAGATATACAAGCTTTAAATTTAGGTGAATTTAGAGCATTAAAAATTAGTAATCTTGGTATGGAGATACTAAAAGGAAATGAGAAAGTTCTAATAGATAGTGATAAACTTGGTATTGCTCAAAAGATTGAAGAAGAAGTTACGGAACTGAGTTTTGATGAAGAGTTATATGAGAAATTTAGAAGTTTGAGAAGAGAGATAGCCCAAGAGAGTGAAGTACCAGCTTATGTGATATTTGGGGATAAAACTCTAAAAGAGCTAGCTTCAAAACTTCCTCTTACAAAAGAAGAGATGTTAGATATCAATGGAGTAGGTCTTGTAAAATATGAAAAATATGGTGAGAGTTTTTTAGCATTATGTAAAAGTATAAAAGAGGAGTTTAGTGAAAAACTAGAAGAAAAAGCTCCTTTGAAAAAACTTACAAAAACATATTTAGAGACTTTTGAGTTAATAGAAGATGGGAAAACAGTAGAAGAAATAGCACAAATAAGAGACTTGGGTTTGACATCTATTTTATCTCATGTTTCAGTTTTAAATGAGCATGAAAAAATATCAAAAGAGAAAAAAGAAGAGCTTTTAAAACCACTTGAAATCCCTCAAAATATAAAATCTTGGATAGAAGAGGGTTTAAATTTGGATTCAATAAAAGAGTTACGAAAACAGTTATATTTGTATGAGTATTTATCTAAAGAAATATAA
- a CDS encoding CHASE domain-containing protein, whose translation MIGNKYKLHVSSIIIIGLFLSISVSYIINNIEEKNIQSRFQNIVDNKTKSFYREILLNLETLYSLSILYNNGQTPTKEQFSKEAKKIIQRHDAIHALEWIPIVPNEKRKLFEKDFFFTKESKNNNMKKVESKDRYFPVYYVEPFLNNEKALGFDLSSDKNRFETIKKALKTKSPQVTQAIELVQKKNKKGFLTFLPIFDENEDIKSFVLGVFVIEDIFKKSILEEDETSNEINFKIFDTTNKINEEIYSHNSLNKIYKHLKYKKNLPVIWSRQWTFEAIPSLRYINERRSFVTELSLFIGILLTIIVSYRINKFYNLKYESIQELKNKDEILYIQSRYATIGETLSNIEHQWRSPLSKVSSNIISLQSEIEFKGMPSQEKLQNSLNNMQNTLVYMSNLVDEFKNFHIQDKIKTNFLFDDTLDIALKLLEHDFTKLDLRVKRDNKKEQIRIYGYQNEFSQVLINILSNCRDAFIERRVNKPLVEIFTYEKDNKKFITIRDNAGGIDEKHIENIFEQFFTTKQSSGIGLHLCKMIITEHMNGKISVKNGTFYINKEKCTGATFTIEFPI comes from the coding sequence TTGATAGGAAATAAATACAAACTACATGTATCTTCTATAATAATTATTGGATTATTTTTATCCATATCTGTTAGTTATATTATTAATAATATTGAAGAAAAAAATATACAAAGTAGATTTCAAAATATAGTCGATAATAAAACAAAATCTTTTTATAGAGAAATTTTATTAAATCTCGAAACTCTTTACAGCTTATCAATTCTTTATAATAATGGTCAAACTCCTACAAAAGAACAGTTTTCAAAAGAAGCAAAAAAAATAATACAAAGACATGATGCTATTCATGCTTTAGAGTGGATTCCAATAGTTCCAAATGAAAAAAGAAAACTTTTTGAAAAGGATTTTTTCTTTACAAAAGAATCAAAAAATAATAATATGAAAAAAGTAGAATCAAAAGATAGGTATTTTCCAGTATATTATGTTGAACCCTTTTTAAATAATGAAAAGGCCTTAGGCTTTGATTTATCAAGCGATAAAAATAGATTTGAAACTATAAAAAAAGCTTTAAAAACAAAAAGCCCACAAGTTACTCAAGCAATAGAGTTGGTACAAAAAAAGAACAAAAAAGGGTTTTTAACTTTTTTGCCTATCTTTGATGAAAATGAAGATATCAAAAGTTTTGTTCTTGGTGTTTTTGTTATAGAAGATATATTTAAAAAATCAATTTTAGAAGAAGATGAAACTTCAAACGAGATAAATTTCAAAATATTTGATACCACAAATAAAATAAATGAAGAGATTTATTCTCACAACTCTTTAAATAAAATATATAAACACCTAAAATATAAAAAAAACTTACCAGTTATTTGGTCTAGACAATGGACTTTTGAAGCAATACCTAGCTTGAGATATATAAATGAAAGAAGAAGTTTTGTTACAGAACTAAGCTTATTTATTGGAATCCTTTTGACAATCATAGTTTCTTATAGAATCAATAAATTTTATAACTTGAAATATGAATCAATACAAGAACTTAAGAATAAAGATGAGATTTTGTATATCCAATCTCGTTATGCCACAATTGGTGAAACCCTATCAAATATCGAGCATCAATGGAGAAGTCCCTTATCAAAAGTATCTTCAAATATCATCTCCTTACAAAGTGAGATAGAGTTTAAAGGTATGCCATCTCAAGAAAAACTCCAAAATTCACTTAATAATATGCAAAATACTTTAGTGTATATGAGTAATCTTGTAGATGAATTTAAAAATTTCCATATTCAAGATAAAATCAAAACTAACTTCTTATTTGATGATACTTTAGATATCGCCCTAAAACTTTTAGAACACGATTTTACAAAATTAGATTTAAGAGTTAAAAGAGATAATAAAAAAGAACAAATAAGAATATATGGCTATCAAAATGAGTTTTCACAAGTACTTATTAATATCTTATCTAATTGTAGGGATGCCTTTATAGAAAGAAGAGTAAATAAGCCTTTAGTGGAAATATTTACCTATGAAAAAGATAATAAAAAGTTTATAACCATAAGAGACAATGCAGGTGGAATAGATGAAAAACATATCGAAAATATATTTGAACAATTTTTTACTACAAAACAAAGTTCAGGTATAGGATTGCACTTATGTAAAATGATTATAACTGAACATATGAATGGAAAAATAAGTGTAAAAAATGGCACCTTTTATATAAACAAAGAGAAATGTACTGGTGCCACATTTACAATAGAATTTCCTATTTAA
- a CDS encoding response regulator transcription factor: MKNILKYLTVLYVEDDDEVRENITNTISNIVKKVYSASNAKEALEIYDEIKPDIIFTDIDMEGMNGLELIKEIREEDSQTPVVVLTAYKTESFLMEAVSLHLESYIIKPISYASLKEALFNCSQKLLERNKFEITFQNGAKYNLHTHIFTNSTNEIERLQNKERLLLETLIENKNELVFYDIIEENVWEGDLLNKGTLKVLIGKLRQKIGKDNILNENEQGYRLLT; encoded by the coding sequence ATGAAAAATATATTAAAATACCTTACTGTACTGTATGTTGAAGATGATGATGAAGTGAGAGAAAACATCACAAATACCATTTCAAATATTGTTAAAAAAGTCTATTCTGCCTCAAATGCAAAAGAGGCTTTAGAGATATATGATGAAATAAAACCTGATATCATCTTCACAGATATTGATATGGAAGGTATGAATGGGCTAGAACTCATAAAAGAGATAAGAGAAGAAGATAGCCAAACTCCAGTTGTAGTTTTAACAGCTTATAAAACAGAAAGCTTTCTTATGGAAGCTGTCTCTTTACATCTGGAGTCTTATATCATAAAACCTATTTCTTATGCCTCTTTAAAAGAGGCTTTATTTAATTGTTCTCAAAAACTACTAGAAAGAAATAAATTTGAAATAACATTCCAAAATGGCGCTAAATATAACCTGCATACTCATATCTTTACTAATAGTACAAATGAAATAGAGAGACTACAAAATAAAGAGAGACTTCTTTTAGAAACTTTAATTGAGAATAAAAATGAATTAGTTTTTTATGATATTATAGAAGAAAATGTTTGGGAAGGTGACCTTTTAAATAAAGGAACACTAAAAGTACTCATTGGAAAACTTCGTCAAAAAATAGGAAAAGATAACATCTTAAATGAAAACGAACAAGGTTATAGGCTTTTAACTTGA
- a CDS encoding ABC transporter ATP-binding protein, with the protein MYSFLKIDELSIDFKTRNGTVHGLKKASMNIQKGEILGVIGESGSGKSITAFTVMGLLDSAGRVTNGKIEFEGFPLTTAKEKDFKEIRGREISMIFQNPRAALNPIRCVGKQIEDVLICHHQASPQNAKEKAIKILEKVKIVNPEDRYWSYPFELSGGMCQRVMIAIAIACNPRLLIADEPTTGLDVTTQKVIMDLIKDLAKEHHMAVMLITHDLGMAAMYCDNICVMQKGEIVEKNSVYELFTKPKHPYTIKLIAASPGPKSKLSDLTAIPEEMEGEKIVSKKQIHNEITKKGEVILEVLNLVKKFPLRDKSSLFAKKKEENTFTAVNGITFNLKKGESLGLVGESGCGKSTTSNMITKLLDPTSGDIILENENITAYTSKQFAAMKQRNKIQMVFQDPTDSLNPRFNAFDCIAEPLRRLLKMRDRKKIKEKVEELSLMVGLPIHLLSRFPHQLSGGQKARVGIARAISVNPKILILDEPTSALDVSVQAVVLQLLDRLKKELGMSYIFVSHDLNVVKLLCERVIVMNRGEIVEQGNVYDILENPQKDYTKKLIDSIPHFEPNKLKMA; encoded by the coding sequence ATGTATTCATTTTTAAAAATAGATGAGTTATCAATAGATTTTAAAACACGAAATGGAACAGTTCATGGACTAAAAAAAGCCTCAATGAATATCCAAAAAGGTGAGATTTTAGGAGTAATTGGAGAGAGTGGTTCTGGTAAATCAATTACAGCTTTTACAGTAATGGGATTATTAGATAGTGCAGGAAGAGTAACAAATGGGAAAATAGAGTTTGAGGGATTTCCTCTAACAACTGCAAAAGAGAAGGATTTTAAAGAAATCAGAGGAAGAGAAATCTCTATGATATTTCAAAACCCAAGAGCTGCTTTAAATCCTATAAGATGTGTGGGTAAACAAATAGAAGATGTACTTATTTGTCACCACCAAGCAAGTCCACAAAATGCAAAAGAAAAAGCGATAAAAATACTAGAAAAAGTAAAAATAGTAAATCCCGAAGATAGATATTGGTCTTATCCTTTTGAACTATCAGGGGGAATGTGTCAAAGGGTTATGATAGCAATTGCAATTGCTTGTAATCCAAGACTTTTAATAGCAGATGAACCAACAACAGGACTTGATGTTACTACTCAAAAGGTAATAATGGATTTAATTAAAGATTTGGCAAAAGAGCATCATATGGCTGTTATGTTAATAACCCATGACCTTGGAATGGCAGCAATGTATTGTGATAATATTTGTGTTATGCAAAAGGGTGAGATAGTAGAAAAAAATAGTGTTTATGAACTTTTTACAAAACCAAAACACCCATATACAATAAAACTAATAGCAGCATCCCCTGGTCCAAAATCTAAACTTTCAGATTTGACTGCTATTCCAGAAGAGATGGAAGGTGAAAAGATAGTCTCAAAAAAGCAAATACACAATGAAATAACAAAAAAAGGTGAAGTGATTTTAGAAGTTCTAAACTTAGTTAAAAAGTTTCCTCTAAGGGACAAAAGTAGCCTCTTTGCAAAGAAAAAAGAAGAGAATACTTTTACAGCGGTAAATGGAATCACCTTCAATCTAAAAAAAGGGGAAAGTTTAGGATTAGTAGGTGAATCAGGTTGTGGTAAATCTACAACATCAAATATGATTACAAAACTTTTAGACCCAACTTCTGGTGATATAATTTTAGAAAATGAAAATATCACAGCTTACACATCTAAACAATTTGCAGCCATGAAACAAAGAAATAAAATACAAATGGTATTTCAAGATCCAACAGATAGTTTAAATCCTAGATTTAATGCTTTTGATTGTATTGCAGAGCCCCTTAGACGACTTTTGAAAATGAGAGACAGAAAAAAAATAAAAGAAAAAGTAGAAGAATTATCTTTAATGGTAGGACTTCCTATTCATTTACTCTCTAGATTTCCCCACCAACTTTCAGGTGGTCAAAAAGCAAGGGTAGGAATAGCAAGAGCAATATCAGTAAATCCAAAGATTTTGATTCTAGATGAGCCAACTTCTGCCCTTGATGTATCAGTTCAAGCGGTAGTATTACAGTTATTAGATAGATTAAAAAAAGAGTTAGGTATGAGTTATATCTTTGTTTCACATGATTTAAATGTTGTAAAACTATTATGTGAAAGAGTAATCGTGATGAATAGAGGTGAAATAGTTGAACAAGGAAATGTCTATGATATTTTGGAAAATCCACAAAAAGATTATACAAAAAAACTTATTGATTCAATTCCACATTTTGAGCCAAATAAACTAAAAATGGCTTAA
- a CDS encoding ABC transporter permease, whose translation MKQFFTHFKYILKDNLITAFSFFMFFAFIFLAIFGSAIAPYDPLLTNAHAVLSPPSWEHLFGTDNLGRDVLSRVIVATKLDLWIAFSAVILSFIIGSAFGAIAGYLGGWADKIIGRFSDAIMAFPLFVLAMGIVATLGNSIENIIYATAVINIPFYARVTRAEVLIRRDAGYVQAARLNGNSDFRILTFQIFPNCLPPMMIQISLNMGWAILNAAGLSFIGLGVRPPDAEWGIMVAQGATYIVSGEWWLALFPGLALMLAVFCFNLLGDGLRDLVDPKKRT comes from the coding sequence ATGAAACAATTTTTTACACATTTTAAATATATTTTAAAAGATAATTTAATTACTGCATTTTCATTTTTCATGTTTTTTGCTTTTATATTTTTGGCTATATTTGGTTCAGCTATTGCACCTTATGATCCACTTTTGACAAATGCACATGCAGTTTTATCTCCTCCCTCTTGGGAACATCTATTTGGAACTGATAATTTAGGAAGAGATGTTTTAAGTAGAGTAATAGTTGCTACAAAACTTGATTTATGGATAGCTTTTTCAGCAGTAATTTTATCCTTTATCATTGGTAGTGCTTTTGGGGCAATTGCTGGTTATTTAGGTGGTTGGGCTGATAAAATAATTGGTCGATTTTCTGATGCAATTATGGCTTTCCCACTTTTTGTTTTAGCAATGGGAATTGTGGCAACTTTGGGTAATTCTATTGAAAATATTATTTATGCAACTGCTGTTATTAATATACCATTTTATGCAAGGGTAACAAGAGCCGAAGTTCTAATAAGAAGAGATGCAGGATATGTTCAAGCTGCAAGACTTAATGGAAATTCAGATTTTAGAATCCTTACTTTTCAAATATTTCCAAACTGTTTGCCACCTATGATGATACAAATTTCTTTAAATATGGGTTGGGCAATATTAAATGCAGCAGGATTATCATTTATAGGATTAGGCGTTAGACCACCTGATGCAGAGTGGGGAATTATGGTAGCTCAAGGAGCCACATATATTGTTTCAGGAGAGTGGTGGTTAGCCCTATTCCCAGGACTTGCACTTATGCTTGCAGTATTTTGTTTTAATCTATTAGGTGATGGATTAAGAGATTTAGTAGACCCTAAAAAAAGAACATAA
- a CDS encoding ABC transporter permease: protein MKNKITQILRRLFQSIPSIIGIVIISFLLTRALPGDPAVYFAGAMADKESIEQVRVSLGLDKGIVEQFFIYVQNLSHGNLGMSLNTGLPVLEELTTRLPASLELTFLGLSFALIIAIPLGILSATKPGTWIDHLTRVLVTMGVSLPTFFTGLFLIYIFYYLLGIAPSPIGRLEIMYLSPPHVTGFYTIDSLLANDMETFWASVRQLMLPAITLGIFALAPIARMTRASMLNALSSDFIRTARANGLPRSKILITYALRNSLLSILTTLGMVFSFLLGANVLVEKVFSWPGIGSFAIEALVASDYAAVQGFVLTMALLFVVVNLTIDIILTLIDPRVSIDN from the coding sequence GATTGTTTCAATCAATTCCTTCAATTATAGGTATTGTCATAATCTCTTTTTTATTAACAAGAGCACTTCCAGGTGACCCAGCAGTTTATTTTGCTGGGGCTATGGCAGATAAAGAATCAATTGAGCAAGTACGGGTTTCTTTGGGTTTAGATAAAGGTATTGTTGAACAATTTTTTATCTATGTACAAAATCTTTCCCATGGTAATTTAGGCATGTCTTTAAATACAGGTCTTCCAGTTTTAGAAGAACTTACTACTAGACTTCCAGCCTCTTTGGAATTGACTTTTTTAGGTCTAAGTTTTGCATTAATAATCGCAATTCCTTTAGGTATTTTGTCTGCAACTAAACCTGGAACTTGGATTGACCATCTAACTAGAGTATTAGTTACTATGGGAGTATCTTTACCTACGTTTTTTACGGGACTATTTTTGATATACATTTTTTATTATCTTTTAGGTATTGCTCCTTCTCCCATTGGACGATTGGAAATTATGTATTTATCACCTCCCCATGTAACAGGATTTTATACTATTGATTCTTTGTTAGCAAATGATATGGAGACATTTTGGGCAAGTGTAAGACAGCTAATGTTACCTGCAATTACACTAGGAATATTTGCTCTAGCACCAATTGCTAGGATGACAAGAGCTTCCATGTTAAATGCTTTGTCAAGTGATTTTATAAGAACTGCAAGAGCAAATGGCCTGCCAAGAAGTAAGATACTAATAACTTATGCCCTTAGAAACTCTTTATTATCAATACTTACAACACTAGGAATGGTTTTTTCATTTCTTTTAGGTGCAAATGTATTGGTTGAAAAAGTATTTTCTTGGCCTGGAATTGGCTCTTTTGCTATTGAAGCACTTGTGGCTTCTGATTATGCAGCAGTTCAAGGTTTTGTACTTACTATGGCATTACTTTTTGTTGTGGTAAATTTAACTATTGACATAATTTTAACTCTTATTGACCCCCGTGTCTCTATAGATAATTAG